The Bacteroidales bacterium genome has a segment encoding these proteins:
- a CDS encoding integration host factor subunit beta, translating to MTKADIVNEISRNTGIEKVTVQR from the coding sequence ATGACAAAAGCTGACATCGTAAACGAAATCTCCAGGAATACTGGAATCGAGAAGGTGACGGTTCAGAGA